GTTTCGCCGCTCCGAGCGGGAGGTCCACTCCGCAGTGCGTGCCGCCGATTCGGGAGGTGTTGCACGATCTGGCTCGGGGCAAGGCCTTCCCAAGCTGCGGAATTTCCGGGGCAGGCAGTTCAGTCACCCACAAATGGGCACGGGCACTGGGCAACTGCCCACCCCAATACACGCGAGTTCATGAGACAGAGAGAGGCAAGCTCTACAGGTGTGACTACAACGGCGTTGTGACGGTCACCATCGACGGCAAGCAGTTCACACGCTCCCGGTGGGACATGGGCGGCGACACAGTGACGGATTTCAGTCCGGCGGTCAAGTCCCAGCTCGGCACCTGGGATACGCGGTACGACGATGAACAGGAGGAATGGCTGCGTTCGCGCCCATGAGGTCAGCACCATGGACGCCTCAACCTTCCTTGCGCTTGTCATGGCTTGCGCGCCCCAGGTCCATCCGACCACAGCCCATGCGCTGATCTCGGTGGAAAGCGCCTTCAATCCTTGGGCCATCGGCGTCGTCGGTGGCGCTCTGCATCGGCAACCCAATAGCCGGGCAGAAGCGCTGGCAACCGCACAGCATCTGATCGCCAAGGGACGCAATTTCAGCGTCGGTCTGGGCCAGATCAACGTGGGCAACTTTGAGCGGCTGGGCCTCACCACTCAAAGCGCATTCGATCCCTGCCGGAACCTGTCGGCCATGCAGTCTGTACTGGCGGAGTGCTTCGACCGGGCTGTGTCGCCGCAAGCCAAGGCCACCCGCCAGGACGCCCTGCGCCACGCCCTGTCTTGCTACTACAGCGGCAACTTCTCCACCGGCTTTCGGCACGGCTATGTGCAAAAGGTCGTCTACGCAGCAAACGCCGTTCCCTTCCCCTGATTCACCCCGTCGTCCAAGGAGCCATCATGAACTGCCTTCATCGCCTGTCTCGCCCGTCTCGCGCCCTGTGGCTGTTGCTGCTCTCGCCCCAGTTGTGGGCGCAGGGTTTCGACAAGGTCAACACCACGGTCACCAACGTGCAGGCCATCCTGGTCACGATTTCCGTGGCGGTGGTGACCATCGCGATCATCTGGGCCGGCTTCAAGATGATCTTCCAGGGCGCGCGCCTGGCCGACGTGGCCAATGTGCTCATCGGCGGCACGCTGGTGGGCGGCGCGGCGGCCTTCGCCAGCTACATCGTCAGCTGAAGCCCACGAGAACGCAGCCATGCAAGCCGAAGCGATCTACAAGGGCGCGACGCGCCCGGCCATGAAGCTGGGCATCCCACTGGTGCCGCTGGTTGTGGTGTTCGGAAGCGGGATGCTGCTGATCATGTGGGGCGGCATCCTTGTGAGTGGCTGGATTGCGCTCGGCGTGCTGGTGTCCTTCGTGCCCGTGCTGTTCTGGATGCGCTGGGTGACCTCTCGCGACGATCAGCGCTTCCGGCAGATTTTCATTGCGGCAAAGCTGCGTTGGAATGACCGCAACCGGCGGTTCTGGCTCGCGCGCAGCTATTCACCCACCCTATACCGGGGAGCGTCCGATGTCTGGCATCTTTGATCGCCTCGGCAAGGCTTCGGGCCGCAAGCGCCACCGGCCTGCACCGGGGCAGCCTCAGCCTCGGCACTGGTCGCAAGCCCTGGTCGAGAACCCGCTCTCGCGCTTCGTGCCCTTGTCATCGCTATTGAGCGACCACGACGTGATCACACGCGGCGGTGACTTCCTGCGGGTGTGGCGGCTCGACGGCGTGGCCTTTGAGTGCGCCGACGATCACCTGATCAACGAACGGCACGAAGCCCTGTGCAGCCTGCTGCGCAACCTGTCGGGTGGCCAGTGGGCGATCTGGACCCATCGCCTGCACCGCAAGATTCAGGATGCTTTGAGCGACCCGGTTGGAGAAGGCTTTGCCAAAGACCTCTCGCAGGCCTATCAGGCGCACCTGAACCAGCGGGCCATGATGAGCAACGAGCTCTACCTGACGCTGGTCTACCGGCCCAACATCTCCCGGGTCAGCCGGGCGTTGCAGTCGCCTCATCGCTCCAAGGCAGCCATTGCGGAAAGCCACGCGGATGCCCTGCGCGTGATGGAGGAGCGGACCGCGTTCGTGCACCGTGTGCTGCGCGGCTTCGGCCCCCAACTGCTGGGCGTTCGGGAACAGCGTGGGCGCCGGTATTCGGAAGTGGCCGAGTTTCTGGGCTACCTGGTCAACGGCTACTGGAAGCAGGTACCTCAGGCCGCTGGGCCGCTGTATCGCACCCTGCCCTCAACCCGCCTGTCCTTTGGTGGCGACAAGCTGGAACTTCGCTATGGGGACCAGCGCCGCTGCGCCGCACTTGTGGACATTAAGGAATACGCCGACGCCGTCGAGCCCGGCATCCTGAACGCCTTGCTGTACGAACACAGCGAGTTCATCGAAACCCAGAGCTTCTCCATACTGCCGCGCCGGGAGGCCACCCGGGCGCTGGAGCTGCAGCGTGACCAGCTGATCGCCA
This Hydrogenophaga taeniospiralis DNA region includes the following protein-coding sequences:
- a CDS encoding lytic transglycosylase domain-containing protein, which produces MDASTFLALVMACAPQVHPTTAHALISVESAFNPWAIGVVGGALHRQPNSRAEALATAQHLIAKGRNFSVGLGQINVGNFERLGLTTQSAFDPCRNLSAMQSVLAECFDRAVSPQAKATRQDALRHALSCYYSGNFSTGFRHGYVQKVVYAANAVPFP
- a CDS encoding TrbC/VirB2 family protein, which encodes MNCLHRLSRPSRALWLLLLSPQLWAQGFDKVNTTVTNVQAILVTISVAVVTIAIIWAGFKMIFQGARLADVANVLIGGTLVGGAAAFASYIVS
- a CDS encoding type IV secretion system protein VirB3; the protein is MQAEAIYKGATRPAMKLGIPLVPLVVVFGSGMLLIMWGGILVSGWIALGVLVSFVPVLFWMRWVTSRDDQRFRQIFIAAKLRWNDRNRRFWLARSYSPTLYRGASDVWHL